A part of Lacerta agilis isolate rLacAgi1 chromosome 7, rLacAgi1.pri, whole genome shotgun sequence genomic DNA contains:
- the ROCK1 gene encoding rho-associated protein kinase 1 isoform X1 has product MSTGESFDSRFEKIGMMIKDPKSEVNSDCLLDGLDALVYDLDFPALRKNKNIDTFLNKYKDTINKIRDLRMKAEDYEVVKVIGRGAFGEVQLVRHKSSRKVYAMKLLSKFEMIKRSDSAFFWEERDIMAFANSPWVVQLFYAFQDDRYLYMVMEYMPGGDLVNLMSNYDVPEKWARFYTAEVVLALDAIHSMGFIHRDVKPDNMLLDKSGHLKLADFGTCMKMNKEGMVRCDTAVGTPDYISPEVLKSQGGDGYYGRECDWWSVGVFLYEMLVGDTPFYADSLVGTYSKIMNHKNSLSFPDDNDISKDAKNLICGFLTDREVRLGRNGVEEIKRHPFFKNDQWSWENLRDTVAPVVPDLSSDIDTSNFDDLEEDKGEEETFPIPKAFVGNQLPFVGFTYYSNHQYLSSCTANSNDNRASTNVDKSLLESLQKTIYQLEEQLHNEMELKDEMEQKFRTSNIKLDKIMKELDEEGSQRKNLESTVTQVEKENMLLQHRINEYQRKIEQENEKRRNVENEVSTLKDQLEDLKKISQHSHITNEKITQLQKQLEEANDLLRTESDTAARLRKSHTEMSKSVSQFEALNRELQERCRILESTKLQVEKDYYQLQAALEVERRDRSHGSEIIGELQARVTSLQEEIKGLKNNLERVEEERKQAQDMLNRSEKEKNNLEIDLNYKLKILQQRLEQEVNEHNINKARLTDKHQSIEEAKSVAMCEIEKKVKEERSAREKAENRIVQIEKQCSMLDFDLKQSQQKLEHLSEQKERLEDEVKNITLQLEHEINKRVMTQNDLKIHAIEADNLKSSEKQLKQEINTLLEAKRLAEFELAQLAKQYRGNEGQMRELQDQLEAEQYFSTLYKTQVKELKEEIEEKNKETQKKIQELQNEKETLAAQLDLAETKAESEQLARALLEEQYFELTQESKKAASRNRQEIADKDNIVSRLEETNNTLTKDVAFLTKENSELNEKIKKLEEDYILKKEEEINTIKMQYEKNLNTERTLKTQAVNKLAEIMNRKDFKLDRKKVNMQDYKKKEKENRKLQLELNQEKEKFNQMVIKYQKELNEIQAQIAEESAHKNELQMQLDSKESDIEQLRSKINDLQLGMDSTSVASLPPDDTDGNVIESRMEGWLSIPNKGNIKRHGWKKQYVVVSSRKILFYNDEQDREHSNPSMVLDIEKLFHVRPVTQGDVYRAETEEIPKIFQILYANEGECRKDLEAEPVQPPEKTTFLNHKGHEFIPTLYHFPANCEACAKPLWHVFKPPPAVECRRCHVKCHRDHLDKKEELIAPCKVSYDVTSARDMLLLAPCQEDQKKWVSHLVKKIPKTPPSSFVRASPRTLSTRSSANQSFRKVKNASGKARSKEYGSMGDITHSENSSYC; this is encoded by the exons GATGGATTAGATGCATTGGTGTACGATTTGGACTTTCCTGccttaagaaaaaataaaaacatagacacctttttaaacaaat ATAAAGACACAATAAACAAAATCAGAGATCTGCGTATGAAAGCTGAAGATTATGAAGTGGTGAAAGTGATTGGCAGAGGTGCATTTGGGGAAGTTCAGTTG gtaagACACAAGTCATCACGAAAGGTTTATGCCATGAAGCTTTTGAGCAAGTTTGAAATGATAAAAAGATCAGATTCTGCATTCTTTTGGGAAGAAAGAGATATCATGGCATTTGCGAATAGCCCTTGGGTTGTGCAG TTATTTTATGCATTCCAAGATGACCGCTACCTTTACATGGTGATGGAATACATGCCTGGTGGGGACCTAGTGAATTTAATGAGCAACTATGATGTTCCTGAGAAATGGGCAAGATTTTATACTGCAGAGGTTGTTCTTGCATTAGATGCAATTCACTCAATGGGCTTTATTCACAG AGATGTAAAGCCTGATAATATGCTGCTAGATAAATCTGGTCACTTAAAACTAGCAGATTTTGGTACCTGTATGAAGATGAATAAG GAAGGCATGGTACGATGTGATACAGCTGTTGGAACACCAGACTATATATCCCCAGAAGTATTAAAATCTCAAGGTGGTGATGGTTACTATGGACGAGAATGTGACTGGTGGTCAGTTGGTGTCTTTTTGTATGAAATGCTTGTGG GGGATACACCTTTTTATGCAGATTCTTTGGTTGGAACATACAGTAAAATTATGAACCATAAGAATTCTCTTAGCTTTCCTGATGATAATGATATTTCAAAAGATGCAAAAAATCTTATTTGTGGCTTCTTAACTGACAG GGAAGTCAGATTAGGCCGAAATGGTGTGGAAGAAATCAAGCGACACCCTTTCTTCAAAAATGACCAGTGGTCTTGGGAAAACCTTAGAGACA CTGTAGCACCTGTTGTGCCTGATTTAAGTAGTGATATTGATACTAGTAACTTTGACGATTTGGAAGAAgataaaggagaagaagaaacattTCCTATACCAAAAGCATTTGTTGGCAACCAGCTGCCTTTTGTAGGATTTACTTACTACAGTAACCATCA GTATTTATCTAGCTGTACAGCAAACTCTAATGACAACAGAGCAAGCACCAACGTAGATAAAAGTTTG ctGGAATCTCTGCAGAAAACTATCTATCAACTTGAAGAACAGCTACATAATGAAATGGAACTGAAAGATGAAATGGAACAAAAATTCAG aacatcaaacattaaattaGACAAGATAATGAAGGAATTAGATGAAGAG GGCAGTCAGAGAAAAAATTTGGAATCAACAGTTACTCAGGTTGAAAAGGAAAATATGCTTCTGCAACATAGAATAAATGAATATCAAAGAAAAATTGAGCAGGAGAATGAGAAACGTCGAAATGTAGAAAATGAAG TGTCAACGCTAAAAGATCAGTtggaagacttaaaaaaaatcagtcagCATTCACATattacaaatgaaaaaataacGCAGTTGCAAAAGCAA CTTGAAGAGGCCAATGATTTACTGAGGACAGAGTCAGATACTGCAGCAAGGTTGAGAAAGAGTCACACAGAAATGAGCAAGTCAGTAAGTCAGTTTGAAGCTCTAAACAGAGAACTGCAAGAGAGATGCAGAATCCTGGAAAGCACAAAATTACAAGTGGAAAAAGACTATTATCAACTTCAAGCTGCATTGGAAGTGGAAAGAAGGGATAGGAGTCATGGATCAGAAATTATTGGAGAGCTACAAG CTCGGGTTACATCTTTACAAGAAGAAATCAAAGGTTTAAAGAACAATCTTGAAAGagtggaagaagaaagaaagcaggCCCAGGACATGCTTAATCGTTCTGAAAAG GAAAAGAATAATTTAGAAATTGATCTAAACTACAAACTCAAAATATTACAGCAGCGTTTAGAGCAAGAAGTAAATGAGCATAATATAAATAAAGCTCGTTTAACTGACAAGCACCAGTCAATAGAAGAGGCCAAGTCAGTTGCAATGTGTG AAATTGAAAAAAAGGTGAAAGAAGAGCGATCAGCAAGAGAGAAGGCAGAAAATCGCATAGTCCAGATTGAAAAACAATGTTCCATGCTAGACTTTGACTTGAAGCAATCTCAACAGAAGCTGGAGCACCTTAGTGAGCAGAAAGAGAGACTAGAAGATGAG GTTAAGAATATCACACTTCAGCTGGAACATGAGATTAATAAGAGAGTGATGACACAGAATGACCTGAAGATTCATGCTATAGAGGCAGATAACTTAAAAAGTTCTGAGAAGCAGCTAAAACAGGAGATCAACACATTGTTGGAAGCGAAGAGATTAGCAGAATTTGAGTTGGCTCAACTGGCAAA GCAGTACAGAGGGAATGAAGGCCAAATGCGTGAACTGCAAGATCAACTAGAAGCCGAACAGTACTTTTCT aCTCTATACAAAACTCAGGttaaagaacttaaagaagaaattgaggagaagaataaagaaactCAGAAAAAAATACAGGAATTACAAAATGAAAA AGAAACTCTTGCTGCACAGTTAGATCTGGCTGAAACAAAAGCTGAATCTGAGCAGTTGGCCCGAGCTCTCCTTGAAGAGCAGTATTTTGAATTGACTCAGGAGAGCAAGAAAGCTGCATCACGAAACAGACAAGAAATTGCCGATAAGGATAATATTGTAAGCCGG CTTGAAGAAACAAATAATACATTAACCAAGGATGTGGCATTTCTAACAAAAGAAAATTCTGAACTAAATGAGAAGATTAAGAAACTGGAGGAAG ATTATatattgaaaaaagaagaagaaataaataccATAAAAATGCAGTATGAAAAGAACTTGAACACTGAAAGAACCCTTAAAACACAG GCTGTCAACAAACTGGCTGAAATTATGAATCGCAAAGATTTTAAGCTAGATAGAAAGAAAGTAAACATGCAGGActacaagaaaaaagagaaggaaaatcgGAAGTTACAATTGGAACTTAACcaagaaaaagagaaatttaATCAGATGGTAATAAAATACCAGAAGGAGCTTAATGAAATTCAAGCG CAAATTGCAGAAGAGTCTGCACATAAGAACGAACTTCAGATGCAGTTGGATAGCAAGGAAAGCGATATAGAACAACTGCGCAGTAAAATTAATGACTTACAACTAGGCATGGACTCAACTAGTGTTGCCAGCCTTCCGCCAGATGACACTGATGGAAATGTTATAG AGTCAAGAATGGAGGGCTGGCTTTCAATACCAAACAAAGGAAATATAAAACGTCATGGATGGAAGAAGCAG TATGTTGTGGTCAGCAGCAGAAAGATTTTGTTCTATAATGACGAACAGGACAGAGAACATTCTAATCCATCCATGGTATTAGATATAGA AAAATTGTTCCATGTGCGACCAGTAACACAGGGAGATGTCTACAGAGCGGAAACTGAGGAAATTCCTAAAATATTCCAG ATTCTATATGCCAATGAGGGCGAGTGCCGAAAAGATTTGGAAGCAGAACCAGTTCAGCCACCAGAGAAGACAACCTTTCTGAATCATAAAGGTCATGAATTCATCCCAACATTATACCACTTTCCAGCCAACTGTGAGGCTTGTGCCAAGCCCCTCTGGCATGTATTTAAGCCGCCACCTGCAGTAGAATGTCGGCGATGCCATGTTAAGTGCCATAGAGATCACTTGGATAAAAAGGAAGAATTAATTGCACCATGTAAAG TGAGTTATGATGTAACTTCAGCAAGAGATATGTTGTTGTTAGCCCCTTGTCAAGAAGATCAAAAGAAATGGGTTTCTCATTTAgtaaagaagatccccaagacacCACCATCCAGTTTTGTTCGTGCTTCCCCCAGAACTCTTTCTACAAGGTCCTCAGCAAATCAGTCATTCAGAAAAGTTAAGAATGCGTCTGGAAAAGCTAG GTCAAAGGAGTATGGATCTATGGGGGACATTACCCATTCAGAAAACTCAAGTTACTG
- the ROCK1 gene encoding rho-associated protein kinase 1 isoform X2, translated as MSTGESFDSRFEKIGMMIKDPKSEVNSDCLLDGLDALVYDLDFPALRKNKNIDTFLNKYKDTINKIRDLRMKAEDYEVVKVIGRGAFGEVQLVRHKSSRKVYAMKLLSKFEMIKRSDSAFFWEERDIMAFANSPWVVQLFYAFQDDRYLYMVMEYMPGGDLVNLMSNYDVPEKWARFYTAEVVLALDAIHSMGFIHRDVKPDNMLLDKSGHLKLADFGTCMKMNKEGMVRCDTAVGTPDYISPEVLKSQGGDGYYGRECDWWSVGVFLYEMLVGDTPFYADSLVGTYSKIMNHKNSLSFPDDNDISKDAKNLICGFLTDREVRLGRNGVEEIKRHPFFKNDQWSWENLRDTVAPVVPDLSSDIDTSNFDDLEEDKGEEETFPIPKAFVGNQLPFVGFTYYSNHQYLSSCTANSNDNRASTNVDKSLLESLQKTIYQLEEQLHNEMELKDEMEQKFRTSNIKLDKIMKELDEEGSQRKNLESTVTQVEKENMLLQHRINEYQRKIEQENEKRRNVENEVSTLKDQLEDLKKISQHSHITNEKITQLQKQLEEANDLLRTESDTAARLRKSHTEMSKSVSQFEALNRELQERCRILESTKLQVEKDYYQLQAALEVERRDRSHGSEIIGELQARVTSLQEEIKGLKNNLERVEEERKQAQDMLNRSEKEKNNLEIDLNYKLKILQQRLEQEVNEHNINKARLTDKHQSIEEAKSVAMCEIEKKVKEERSAREKAENRIVQIEKQCSMLDFDLKQSQQKLEHLSEQKERLEDEVKNITLQLEHEINKRVMTQNDLKIHAIEADNLKSSEKQLKQEINTLLEAKRLAEFELAQLAKQYRGNEGQMRELQDQLEAEQYFSTLYKTQVKELKEEIEEKNKETQKKIQELQNEKETLAAQLDLAETKAESEQLARALLEEQYFELTQESKKAASRNRQEIADKDNIVSRLEETNNTLTKDVAFLTKENSELNEKIKKLEEDYILKKEEEINTIKMQYEKNLNTERTLKTQAVNKLAEIMNRKDFKLDRKKVNMQDYKKKEKENRKLQLELNQEKEKFNQMVIKYQKELNEIQAQIAEESAHKNELQMQLDSKESDIEQLRSKINDLQLGMDSTSVASLPPDDTDGNVIESRMEGWLSIPNKGNIKRHGWKKQYVVVSSRKILFYNDEQDREHSNPSMVLDIEKLFHVRPVTQGDVYRAETEEIPKIFQILYANEGECRKDLEAEPVQPPEKTTFLNHKGHEFIPTLYHFPANCEACAKPLWHVFKPPPAVECRRCHVKCHRDHLDKKEELIAPCKVSYDVTSARDMLLLAPCQEDQKKWVSHLVKKIPKTPPSSFVRASPRTLSTRSSANQSFRKVKNASGKAS; from the exons GATGGATTAGATGCATTGGTGTACGATTTGGACTTTCCTGccttaagaaaaaataaaaacatagacacctttttaaacaaat ATAAAGACACAATAAACAAAATCAGAGATCTGCGTATGAAAGCTGAAGATTATGAAGTGGTGAAAGTGATTGGCAGAGGTGCATTTGGGGAAGTTCAGTTG gtaagACACAAGTCATCACGAAAGGTTTATGCCATGAAGCTTTTGAGCAAGTTTGAAATGATAAAAAGATCAGATTCTGCATTCTTTTGGGAAGAAAGAGATATCATGGCATTTGCGAATAGCCCTTGGGTTGTGCAG TTATTTTATGCATTCCAAGATGACCGCTACCTTTACATGGTGATGGAATACATGCCTGGTGGGGACCTAGTGAATTTAATGAGCAACTATGATGTTCCTGAGAAATGGGCAAGATTTTATACTGCAGAGGTTGTTCTTGCATTAGATGCAATTCACTCAATGGGCTTTATTCACAG AGATGTAAAGCCTGATAATATGCTGCTAGATAAATCTGGTCACTTAAAACTAGCAGATTTTGGTACCTGTATGAAGATGAATAAG GAAGGCATGGTACGATGTGATACAGCTGTTGGAACACCAGACTATATATCCCCAGAAGTATTAAAATCTCAAGGTGGTGATGGTTACTATGGACGAGAATGTGACTGGTGGTCAGTTGGTGTCTTTTTGTATGAAATGCTTGTGG GGGATACACCTTTTTATGCAGATTCTTTGGTTGGAACATACAGTAAAATTATGAACCATAAGAATTCTCTTAGCTTTCCTGATGATAATGATATTTCAAAAGATGCAAAAAATCTTATTTGTGGCTTCTTAACTGACAG GGAAGTCAGATTAGGCCGAAATGGTGTGGAAGAAATCAAGCGACACCCTTTCTTCAAAAATGACCAGTGGTCTTGGGAAAACCTTAGAGACA CTGTAGCACCTGTTGTGCCTGATTTAAGTAGTGATATTGATACTAGTAACTTTGACGATTTGGAAGAAgataaaggagaagaagaaacattTCCTATACCAAAAGCATTTGTTGGCAACCAGCTGCCTTTTGTAGGATTTACTTACTACAGTAACCATCA GTATTTATCTAGCTGTACAGCAAACTCTAATGACAACAGAGCAAGCACCAACGTAGATAAAAGTTTG ctGGAATCTCTGCAGAAAACTATCTATCAACTTGAAGAACAGCTACATAATGAAATGGAACTGAAAGATGAAATGGAACAAAAATTCAG aacatcaaacattaaattaGACAAGATAATGAAGGAATTAGATGAAGAG GGCAGTCAGAGAAAAAATTTGGAATCAACAGTTACTCAGGTTGAAAAGGAAAATATGCTTCTGCAACATAGAATAAATGAATATCAAAGAAAAATTGAGCAGGAGAATGAGAAACGTCGAAATGTAGAAAATGAAG TGTCAACGCTAAAAGATCAGTtggaagacttaaaaaaaatcagtcagCATTCACATattacaaatgaaaaaataacGCAGTTGCAAAAGCAA CTTGAAGAGGCCAATGATTTACTGAGGACAGAGTCAGATACTGCAGCAAGGTTGAGAAAGAGTCACACAGAAATGAGCAAGTCAGTAAGTCAGTTTGAAGCTCTAAACAGAGAACTGCAAGAGAGATGCAGAATCCTGGAAAGCACAAAATTACAAGTGGAAAAAGACTATTATCAACTTCAAGCTGCATTGGAAGTGGAAAGAAGGGATAGGAGTCATGGATCAGAAATTATTGGAGAGCTACAAG CTCGGGTTACATCTTTACAAGAAGAAATCAAAGGTTTAAAGAACAATCTTGAAAGagtggaagaagaaagaaagcaggCCCAGGACATGCTTAATCGTTCTGAAAAG GAAAAGAATAATTTAGAAATTGATCTAAACTACAAACTCAAAATATTACAGCAGCGTTTAGAGCAAGAAGTAAATGAGCATAATATAAATAAAGCTCGTTTAACTGACAAGCACCAGTCAATAGAAGAGGCCAAGTCAGTTGCAATGTGTG AAATTGAAAAAAAGGTGAAAGAAGAGCGATCAGCAAGAGAGAAGGCAGAAAATCGCATAGTCCAGATTGAAAAACAATGTTCCATGCTAGACTTTGACTTGAAGCAATCTCAACAGAAGCTGGAGCACCTTAGTGAGCAGAAAGAGAGACTAGAAGATGAG GTTAAGAATATCACACTTCAGCTGGAACATGAGATTAATAAGAGAGTGATGACACAGAATGACCTGAAGATTCATGCTATAGAGGCAGATAACTTAAAAAGTTCTGAGAAGCAGCTAAAACAGGAGATCAACACATTGTTGGAAGCGAAGAGATTAGCAGAATTTGAGTTGGCTCAACTGGCAAA GCAGTACAGAGGGAATGAAGGCCAAATGCGTGAACTGCAAGATCAACTAGAAGCCGAACAGTACTTTTCT aCTCTATACAAAACTCAGGttaaagaacttaaagaagaaattgaggagaagaataaagaaactCAGAAAAAAATACAGGAATTACAAAATGAAAA AGAAACTCTTGCTGCACAGTTAGATCTGGCTGAAACAAAAGCTGAATCTGAGCAGTTGGCCCGAGCTCTCCTTGAAGAGCAGTATTTTGAATTGACTCAGGAGAGCAAGAAAGCTGCATCACGAAACAGACAAGAAATTGCCGATAAGGATAATATTGTAAGCCGG CTTGAAGAAACAAATAATACATTAACCAAGGATGTGGCATTTCTAACAAAAGAAAATTCTGAACTAAATGAGAAGATTAAGAAACTGGAGGAAG ATTATatattgaaaaaagaagaagaaataaataccATAAAAATGCAGTATGAAAAGAACTTGAACACTGAAAGAACCCTTAAAACACAG GCTGTCAACAAACTGGCTGAAATTATGAATCGCAAAGATTTTAAGCTAGATAGAAAGAAAGTAAACATGCAGGActacaagaaaaaagagaaggaaaatcgGAAGTTACAATTGGAACTTAACcaagaaaaagagaaatttaATCAGATGGTAATAAAATACCAGAAGGAGCTTAATGAAATTCAAGCG CAAATTGCAGAAGAGTCTGCACATAAGAACGAACTTCAGATGCAGTTGGATAGCAAGGAAAGCGATATAGAACAACTGCGCAGTAAAATTAATGACTTACAACTAGGCATGGACTCAACTAGTGTTGCCAGCCTTCCGCCAGATGACACTGATGGAAATGTTATAG AGTCAAGAATGGAGGGCTGGCTTTCAATACCAAACAAAGGAAATATAAAACGTCATGGATGGAAGAAGCAG TATGTTGTGGTCAGCAGCAGAAAGATTTTGTTCTATAATGACGAACAGGACAGAGAACATTCTAATCCATCCATGGTATTAGATATAGA AAAATTGTTCCATGTGCGACCAGTAACACAGGGAGATGTCTACAGAGCGGAAACTGAGGAAATTCCTAAAATATTCCAG ATTCTATATGCCAATGAGGGCGAGTGCCGAAAAGATTTGGAAGCAGAACCAGTTCAGCCACCAGAGAAGACAACCTTTCTGAATCATAAAGGTCATGAATTCATCCCAACATTATACCACTTTCCAGCCAACTGTGAGGCTTGTGCCAAGCCCCTCTGGCATGTATTTAAGCCGCCACCTGCAGTAGAATGTCGGCGATGCCATGTTAAGTGCCATAGAGATCACTTGGATAAAAAGGAAGAATTAATTGCACCATGTAAAG TGAGTTATGATGTAACTTCAGCAAGAGATATGTTGTTGTTAGCCCCTTGTCAAGAAGATCAAAAGAAATGGGTTTCTCATTTAgtaaagaagatccccaagacacCACCATCCAGTTTTGTTCGTGCTTCCCCCAGAACTCTTTCTACAAGGTCCTCAGCAAATCAGTCATTCAGAAAAGTTAAGAATGCGTCTGGAAAAGCTAG